TTATTTGTTGTGGTATAGCTTTAGTAGACCAAAAGTTCGTTAGGAGGGAAGCAAGATGGCAAAAAAATCGAATGAGAGATTGAAACGACAAGAAGTGGATGAAAAGCAGACATGGGATTTAACTGCTCTTTTTAAAACGAAAAGTGACTGGGAAAATGAGCTGAAGGCGGTCAAAGAGGACTTGTCCGAAGTGACTAAATATAAGGGGAAGCTTGGCAATAGTGCAGGTGAGCTGCTGGGATGTCTTGAGGCCAAGGAGAAGCTGTTGGAACGTTTCAACCTTGTGTCAATGTACGCCAATCTGCGGCAATCGGTCGATCATACCGATCCGGAAAGACAGAAGGATGGTGCTAAGGCAAGTGATGCTCAGTCAACTGTCAATTCGGAGCTGGCGTTTGTAGAGACGGAAATCATCAAGCTTCCGGAGGGGAAGTTAGATCAATTTTTAAAAGAGGAGCCCGGATTGGATCCTTATAAGAAGTATCTGAATGATTTAGAGGATCGCAAGCCTCATGCACTCGGAGAGGAAACAGAGGAAACACTTGCAGCTCTTGGGTCACTGATCAGTTCCCCATACAATATCTACAACCGAGGGAAATTGTCTGATATGCAGTTTGATCCTTTTATCGATGACGAGGGAAATGAAATCCCATTATCATTTGCATTGTACGCGGGGAAATATGCCTCTTCACCGTCAGCAACCGTGCGCCGCAATTCATATGAAACTTTTAACAAGGCATTGAACCAATACAAGCATACTTTTGCGGCAACTTACGCGACCCAGGTAAATCAGGAGGTGGCAATGGCCCGGCTGAGGAACTATGATTCTGTCACCGATATGCTGCTGCATGATCAGCAGGTCACCCGGGAGATGTACGATAATCAGCTGGATATCATCCAGGAAGAGCTGGCTCCTCATATGAGGCGTTATGCTAAATTAAAAAAACGCGTTTTAGGTCTGGATAAGATGACGAATGCCGACCTTAAAGCGCCTCTGGATCCTGATTATAAAATACAGACTAGCTATGATGAGGCAGCTGAAACGGTCCAGGAAGCACTCGAAATCATGGGGCCGGAGTACAGCGAGATGATCAAGACGGCGCTGTCCGAGAGATGGGTTGACTATGCTGATAATGTTGGGAAGAGCACGGGTGCTTTTTGCTCAAGCCCATATGGAGCACATCCCTACGTCCTGATGACATGGCCGGATACGATGCGCGGTGCGTTTACGCTTGCCCATGAACTAGGGCATGCAGGACATTTTTACCTGGCAGGAAAGAATCAGCGAATGGTCAACACTCGTCCTTCGAGGTACTTTATCGAGGCGCCATCAACGATGAATGAGATGCTACTCGGGAACCACTTACTGTCAAATACAGAGGACAAGCGGAAAAGACGCTGGATCATCCTCCAGCTTTTAGGGACGTATTATCATAATTTTGTGACCCATCTGCTTGAAGGCGAGCTTCAGCGCAGAGTTTATAAACTGGCTGAAGAAGGGGAGCCATTGACTGCAGACTTATTGTCCAGGTTAAAGCTGGAGGTCCTTGAAAACTTCTGGGGAGACTCCGTCGAGCTGGATGCTGGTGCTGGTCTGACCTGGATGCACCAGCCGCACTACTATATGGGCTTGTATCCGTATACGTATTCGGCTGGATTGACAGTCTCGACGCTGGTTTCAAAACGAATCCTTGACGAAGGCAAGCCGGCAGTGGAAAACTGGCTCGACGTATTGAGGGCCGGCGGGACGTTGGAGCCTTTGGACTTAATCAAAAAAGCAGGAGTCGACATGTCCAAGCCTGAGCCTGTCCGCGAGGCTGTTGCCTATGTAGGTGAACTGATCACGGAGCTGGAAGCAAGTTTTGAAGAATAATTTTCTATAAGAATAGGCCGAATCCACATCAGGATTCGGCCGCGAAATACATATTTAATCAGTTATGATAAACGCATCGATGCCTTTATCTTCAATTTCCCGGACTCGGGATTCCGCATTCTCGCGGCTAGAAAAAGCACCAGCTTGTACACGGTACCAGGTTTCGCCGGAGATCGTTGACTTCACGACGAAGCTCTCAATGCCTTTTGACTGAAGGAACGATACACGATCATCTGCATTTTCTCTTTCCTTAAAAGAGCCGGCAATCACTTTATAAAGCGTTCCCCGGTCATCTTTTGGTTTTGGCGTAAGATTGAATGCTCTTGCTATCCCATTTGCATGGCCCTGGGCAACATTCTGACGCCAGGACGCCTGCTTCATCAGTGCGGCATCATGGGCATTGTCGATAAAGCCGTTTTCGGAAAGCATTGCATCCATGGCCGATTCGCGCAGGACGTGGAAATCAGCTTTTTTCTTGCCGCGGTCGTTAAGCTGGTTCAATTTCACCACTTCGGCGTGTATGATGTCACGGTATCTTGCAGTAGCGGAGCTATCGGATAAGCTGCTATGGATATAATCCTCATATCCCTGAGCAGTACCGTTAAAAGCGTTGATGTGAATCGACATGTAAAAATCAGCACCCCAGGCATTTGCCTCATCTGTCCGTTGGTTCAAGCTTTTTGTAATATCGCTTGTCCTGCTCATCATCACATTGATATTTTGATAACTATCGATTAGGATGGAGCGAATTCTGCGTGCAATATCCAAAGTCAGGTCCTTTTCCCGGAGTCCGTTCCCCTGAGCGCCAGGATCCGTACCTCCATGGCCGGGATCTAAATAAAGCTTCATTTGAATCTCCTCCTTTTTAGTTGGTCCTTATAGAATATGTCGAAAAATGAAATTGGTAAGGGGGCATGTCCTACATGGGAATAGTTAACTTAATTTGGATGGAACCTTATCTGGTTTAAATCGTAAAACAAAGAAGACAAAACAAGTATCTGAGGTGGTAGGATGGAAACGAAAATGCAGACA
This window of the Mesobacillus jeotgali genome carries:
- a CDS encoding N-acetylmuramoyl-L-alanine amidase produces the protein MKLYLDPGHGGTDPGAQGNGLREKDLTLDIARRIRSILIDSYQNINVMMSRTSDITKSLNQRTDEANAWGADFYMSIHINAFNGTAQGYEDYIHSSLSDSSATARYRDIIHAEVVKLNQLNDRGKKKADFHVLRESAMDAMLSENGFIDNAHDAALMKQASWRQNVAQGHANGIARAFNLTPKPKDDRGTLYKVIAGSFKERENADDRVSFLQSKGIESFVVKSTISGETWYRVQAGAFSSRENAESRVREIEDKGIDAFIITD
- the pepF gene encoding oligoendopeptidase F, translated to MAKKSNERLKRQEVDEKQTWDLTALFKTKSDWENELKAVKEDLSEVTKYKGKLGNSAGELLGCLEAKEKLLERFNLVSMYANLRQSVDHTDPERQKDGAKASDAQSTVNSELAFVETEIIKLPEGKLDQFLKEEPGLDPYKKYLNDLEDRKPHALGEETEETLAALGSLISSPYNIYNRGKLSDMQFDPFIDDEGNEIPLSFALYAGKYASSPSATVRRNSYETFNKALNQYKHTFAATYATQVNQEVAMARLRNYDSVTDMLLHDQQVTREMYDNQLDIIQEELAPHMRRYAKLKKRVLGLDKMTNADLKAPLDPDYKIQTSYDEAAETVQEALEIMGPEYSEMIKTALSERWVDYADNVGKSTGAFCSSPYGAHPYVLMTWPDTMRGAFTLAHELGHAGHFYLAGKNQRMVNTRPSRYFIEAPSTMNEMLLGNHLLSNTEDKRKRRWIILQLLGTYYHNFVTHLLEGELQRRVYKLAEEGEPLTADLLSRLKLEVLENFWGDSVELDAGAGLTWMHQPHYYMGLYPYTYSAGLTVSTLVSKRILDEGKPAVENWLDVLRAGGTLEPLDLIKKAGVDMSKPEPVREAVAYVGELITELEASFEE